One Panthera leo isolate Ple1 chromosome B1, P.leo_Ple1_pat1.1, whole genome shotgun sequence DNA window includes the following coding sequences:
- the LSM1 gene encoding U6 snRNA-associated Sm-like protein LSm1 isoform X1, whose product MGKCCLWTARQSRLFLRTGTWYRKWVGIIWRRFRQAPAAESRGRSAAPGRGPCPSPAQAATAVGGRCWTRWATAAVHCSLISAQNELYARHRQPHRGHRQVFGVDILHVSEEPQDAPFAHPLAVYLCPASRSLHQSRSRKAFGPASRWKDTYRFFKKH is encoded by the exons ATGGGGAAATGTTGTCTCTGGACCGCACGACAGTCCCGCCTCTTCCTGAGGACGGGCACGTGGTACCGGAAGTGGGTGGGAATAATATGGAGGCGTTTCCGGCAGGCCCCGGCTGCTGAAAGCCGGGGCAGAAGTGCTGCTCCTGGTCGGGGTCCTTGTCCCAGTCCCGCCCAGGCGGCGACTGCGGTCGGAGGAAGGTGTTGGACACGCTGGGCCACCGCCGCTGTACACTGCAGCCTTATCTCAGCTCAAAATGAACTATATGCCCGGCACCGCCAGCCTCATCGAGGACATCGACA GGTGTTTGGCGTTGACATCCTCCACGTGAGTGAAGAGCCGCAAGACGCTCCGTTTGCCCACCCCCTAGCCGTCTACCTCTGCCCTGCCTCTCGCAGCCTCCACCAATCCCGGAGTCG aaAAGCATTTGGTCCTGCTTCGAGATGGAAGGACACTTATAGGTTTTTTAAGAAGCATTGA